From a region of the Candidatus Azobacteroides pseudotrichonymphae genomovar. CFP2 genome:
- a CDS encoding bifunctional 3-deoxy-7-phosphoheptulonate synthase/chorismate mutase type II, producing the protein MDLQSILLSGINGRRPLIIAGPCSAETEEQVIITARGLASKGIKIFRAGIWKPRTKPGGFEGVGMEGLIWLNRVKKETGMYVTTEVANHNHVVEAVEHDIDILWIGARTSANPFAVQEIANALKLVGFEGPVLIKNPVNPDLELWIGAIERIYNAGVRKIGVIHRGFSSYDKKLYRNLPQWHIPIELKRRIPNLPLIVDPSHIGGKRELIASLSQQAMDLNCDGLIIEAHCNPDEAWSDKDQQITPDVLSYILNLLVIRDTKQTTESLTELRQQIDEIDAELLSVLAKRMRISKEIGQYKKEHNMPVLQTSRYDEILIKRSIQAEEMGMELGFLKKILEAIHEESVRQQIEIVNQ; encoded by the coding sequence ATGGATTTACAATCAATTTTATTGTCTGGTATTAATGGACGAAGACCATTAATTATTGCCGGTCCTTGTAGTGCAGAAACGGAAGAACAGGTAATAATAACGGCTCGGGGATTGGCGAGTAAGGGTATCAAAATATTCAGAGCTGGAATTTGGAAACCGCGGACTAAACCGGGAGGATTTGAGGGAGTTGGTATGGAAGGTCTTATTTGGTTAAATAGGGTAAAAAAAGAAACTGGAATGTATGTTACTACTGAAGTAGCTAATCATAATCATGTGGTTGAAGCAGTAGAACATGATATAGACATTTTGTGGATAGGAGCAAGAACTTCTGCCAATCCATTTGCCGTACAGGAAATTGCAAATGCTTTAAAACTTGTAGGTTTCGAAGGTCCTGTTTTAATAAAAAATCCGGTAAATCCTGATTTGGAATTGTGGATAGGAGCAATCGAACGAATTTATAATGCTGGTGTTCGGAAAATTGGGGTTATTCATAGAGGTTTCAGTTCTTATGATAAGAAATTGTATAGAAATCTTCCGCAGTGGCATATTCCTATTGAATTGAAAAGACGTATCCCTAACCTTCCATTGATTGTAGATCCAAGTCATATAGGGGGGAAACGAGAGCTAATTGCTTCACTTTCCCAGCAAGCTATGGATTTAAATTGCGATGGTTTGATCATAGAAGCACATTGCAATCCGGACGAAGCATGGAGTGATAAGGACCAGCAGATTACACCCGATGTTTTGTCTTATATTTTAAATCTATTGGTTATTAGAGATACCAAACAAACAACTGAAAGTTTGACTGAGCTTCGTCAGCAAATCGACGAAATAGATGCTGAGTTATTATCTGTTTTAGCCAAACGGATGCGTATTTCTAAAGAAATAGGACAATACAAAAAAGAACATAATATGCCCGTTTTACAGACGAGTCGTTACGATGAAATTTTAATAAAGCGTAGTATCCAAGCTGAAGAAATGGGTATGGAACTCGGTTTTTTAAAAAAAATTCTTGAAGCTATTCACGAAGAATCTGTTCGTCAACAGATAGAAATAGTAAATCAATAG
- a CDS encoding pyridoxal phosphate-dependent aminotransferase: MGKEIIPARRLSTVSEYYFSEKLKEITDMNARGKDVINLGVGNPDLTPSKETIDVLCHSARQADSHGYQPYVGILELRQAFATWYRQHYRVNLNPKTEIQPLIGSKEGILHVSLAFLDPGDAVLVPNPGYLAYRSVGNLVEADVISYDLLETNNWQPDFGFLEKIDLSKVKLMWVNYPNMPTGVSASRQLFQKLVSFGKKYGIVICNDNPYSFILNESPLSILEIEGAKDICIELNSLSKSHNMPGWRIAMLASNSLFVQWVLKVKSNVDSGQFKPMMLAAVQSLRATSEWYSNINIIYKRRRKIAERIMDALNCTFDSQQSGMFLWGKIPDEYKDSGELSDKVLCQMNVFITPGFIFGSNGNRYMRISLCCKEERLEEALYRVRKFLIKK; encoded by the coding sequence ATGGGAAAAGAAATAATACCTGCCCGTCGATTGAGTACTGTAAGTGAATATTATTTTTCCGAAAAGTTAAAGGAAATAACTGATATGAATGCTCGAGGGAAAGATGTAATCAATTTGGGGGTAGGTAATCCAGACTTGACTCCATCGAAAGAAACGATTGATGTTTTATGCCATTCCGCACGGCAGGCAGATTCACATGGTTATCAGCCATATGTTGGAATACTTGAACTACGTCAAGCCTTTGCTACTTGGTACAGGCAACATTATCGTGTGAATTTGAATCCAAAAACCGAAATACAGCCTTTGATTGGTTCGAAAGAGGGGATTTTACATGTTTCGTTGGCATTTCTTGATCCAGGGGATGCTGTGTTAGTTCCCAATCCGGGCTATTTGGCTTATAGGTCAGTAGGTAATTTAGTGGAAGCAGATGTAATTAGTTACGATTTGCTGGAAACAAATAATTGGCAACCTGATTTTGGTTTTTTGGAAAAGATAGATTTATCCAAAGTAAAATTAATGTGGGTAAACTATCCCAATATGCCTACGGGTGTCTCAGCTTCAAGACAGTTATTTCAAAAACTGGTTAGCTTTGGTAAAAAATATGGGATTGTTATTTGTAATGATAATCCCTATAGCTTCATTTTGAATGAATCTCCTTTGAGTATTTTGGAAATCGAAGGGGCAAAAGATATTTGTATAGAATTGAATTCCTTAAGCAAATCTCATAATATGCCGGGTTGGCGTATTGCTATGTTAGCTTCTAATTCATTGTTTGTACAATGGGTTTTAAAAGTTAAGAGTAATGTAGATAGTGGGCAGTTCAAACCGATGATGTTGGCAGCTGTACAATCACTTCGAGCAACCAGTGAGTGGTATTCCAATATAAATATAATATATAAGCGTAGGCGGAAAATTGCAGAAAGAATTATGGATGCATTGAATTGCACTTTCGACTCACAGCAATCTGGAATGTTTCTTTGGGGAAAAATTCCAGATGAATATAAAGACAGTGGTGAGTTATCGGATAAGGTTTTGTGTCAAATGAATGTTTTTATTACCCCAGGTTTTATTTTTGGGAGTAATGGTAATCGTTATATGCGTATATCGCTTTGTTGCAAAGAAGAAAGGTTAGAGGAAGCATTGTATCGAGTAAGAAAATTTTTGATAAAAAAGTAG
- a CDS encoding prephenate dehydratase — MKTVAIQGIAGAYHEIAARKYFEEQRGEKIEILACTLFEDIIAAVKKDPNIVGIMAIENTIAGSLLQNHELIRESDLFVVGEQKIHISHVLAALSSESLDSIKEIESHPIALMQCSDFLRTMPRVKILENEDTALSAKLIAENNWRGHAAICSKYAAELYGLKILEEGIEINKHNFTRFLLLVNKWLAEDWTLSEVNNKASVVFTLPHTHGSLSKVLTIFSFYDVNLTRIQSLPIIGKEWEYLFYIDIIFDNILSYKQSVDAVRPLTNDFKVLGEYKENKMVE; from the coding sequence ATGAAAACAGTTGCCATTCAGGGAATAGCTGGTGCATATCATGAAATAGCTGCTCGTAAATACTTTGAGGAGCAGAGAGGAGAAAAAATAGAAATACTTGCTTGTACTTTGTTTGAAGATATTATTGCAGCCGTAAAGAAAGATCCAAATATAGTTGGTATTATGGCTATTGAGAATACTATTGCTGGTAGTTTATTGCAGAATCACGAGTTGATACGGGAAAGTGACCTTTTTGTAGTCGGTGAGCAGAAGATACATATATCTCATGTTCTTGCTGCACTTTCAAGTGAATCGTTAGATAGTATTAAAGAAATAGAGTCTCATCCGATTGCTTTAATGCAGTGTAGTGATTTTTTGAGAACAATGCCTCGAGTAAAGATATTAGAAAATGAAGATACTGCATTGAGTGCTAAATTAATAGCAGAAAATAATTGGAGAGGACATGCTGCTATTTGTAGTAAATATGCGGCAGAGTTGTATGGATTGAAAATATTGGAGGAGGGGATAGAGATTAATAAACATAATTTTACACGCTTTTTGTTATTAGTCAATAAATGGCTTGCTGAAGATTGGACACTTTCAGAAGTTAATAATAAGGCCTCTGTTGTCTTTACCTTGCCTCATACACATGGGAGTTTATCTAAAGTATTAACTATTTTTTCTTTTTATGATGTGAATTTGACTCGGATACAATCTTTACCAATTATTGGAAAAGAATGGGAATATCTTTTCTATATTGATATCATTTTTGATAATATCTTAAGCTATAAACAAAGTGTAGATGCCGTTCGTCCATTGACGAATGACTTTAAGGTATTGGGAGAATATAAAGAAAATAAAATGGTTGAATAA
- a CDS encoding LiaF transmembrane domain-containing protein translates to MKKIMTFGIIVVTLGIFLLVDNMGFLLPCVRHIVFSWQVLLITIGIILIANRKLTSGVILILIGLCFSLPNVLENFVFDKNLTILPITLIIIGMGLIIHAIAKKKCRYYRCSDKKTFVETVTSEEWFVRRNYTFSHSKEKWAYSSLKNIEIETIFSNIELNFEQVRLSEEDTVRIKIISVFSYVTLCVPIDWKIKLNQNGVFVSFSDERIRSEIDFKKVVFLEIEGKFSGGELKCCV, encoded by the coding sequence ATGAAGAAAATAATGACATTTGGAATTATTGTTGTTACGTTGGGGATTTTCTTATTGGTAGACAATATGGGATTTTTACTCCCTTGCGTTCGTCATATAGTGTTTTCTTGGCAAGTTTTGTTGATTACTATTGGTATTATTTTAATAGCGAATAGAAAACTAACATCAGGGGTTATTTTAATACTGATAGGTCTTTGTTTTTCGCTTCCTAATGTTTTGGAGAATTTTGTATTTGACAAAAATTTAACGATACTTCCCATAACACTGATTATTATTGGTATGGGTTTAATAATTCATGCTATAGCAAAAAAGAAATGTAGATATTATAGATGTTCTGATAAGAAAACTTTTGTAGAAACTGTAACAAGTGAAGAATGGTTTGTTCGTCGAAATTATACTTTTTCTCATTCCAAAGAGAAATGGGCATACAGCAGTTTGAAAAACATAGAAATAGAAACTATTTTTAGTAATATTGAGTTGAATTTTGAACAAGTTAGATTGTCTGAAGAAGATACGGTGCGTATTAAAATTATATCTGTTTTTAGTTATGTAACTCTGTGTGTTCCAATTGATTGGAAGATTAAATTAAATCAAAACGGAGTTTTTGTTAGTTTTTCAGATGAAAGAATCAGAAGTGAAATTGATTTTAAGAAGGTAGTGTTTTTGGAAATAGAAGGTAAATTTAGTGGAGGAGAGCTTAAGTGCTGTGTATAA
- a CDS encoding class II fructose-bisphosphate aldolase, which produces MVSYKELGLVNSREIFKKAIKGKYAIPAFNFNNMEQMQAIIQACVEENSPVILQVSSGARKYANQTILRYLAQGAVGYAKELGKNIPIVLHLDHGDTFELCKSCIDFGFSSVMIDGSHHSYNENVILTRKVVEYAHRYDISVEGELGVLAGIEDDVVAEHHTYTQPEEVEDFVSKTGVDSLAISIGTSHGANKFKPEQCIRSAEGVLIPPPLRFDILEAIEERIPDFPIVLHGASSVPQEQVAVINNNGGKLKDAIGIPEEQLRCAAKSAVCKINIDSDGRLAMTAAIRSTLNMHPEWFDPRQYLGPARELLKALYKHKVVHVLGSAGKA; this is translated from the coding sequence ATGGTAAGTTACAAAGAGTTAGGTTTAGTAAATAGCCGTGAAATTTTTAAAAAAGCAATTAAAGGAAAATATGCAATACCTGCGTTTAACTTCAATAATATGGAGCAAATGCAAGCAATTATTCAAGCTTGTGTGGAGGAGAATTCTCCGGTGATACTTCAAGTGTCAAGCGGCGCTCGGAAGTATGCTAATCAAACTATTTTGCGTTATTTGGCACAAGGTGCAGTGGGGTATGCTAAAGAACTTGGAAAAAATATCCCTATTGTCCTTCATTTGGATCATGGAGATACATTTGAATTGTGTAAGAGTTGTATTGATTTTGGTTTTTCATCAGTAATGATTGATGGCTCTCATCATTCCTATAATGAGAATGTGATATTGACTCGAAAAGTAGTAGAATATGCTCATCGATATGATATTAGTGTAGAAGGTGAATTAGGTGTTTTAGCAGGGATAGAGGATGATGTAGTGGCTGAGCACCATACTTATACTCAGCCAGAAGAAGTTGAAGATTTTGTTTCTAAGACTGGTGTGGATTCTTTGGCTATTTCTATCGGAACTTCTCACGGTGCTAATAAATTTAAGCCTGAGCAATGTATTCGTAGTGCTGAAGGTGTTTTAATCCCACCTCCTCTACGTTTTGACATTTTGGAAGCTATAGAAGAACGCATACCGGATTTTCCAATAGTATTGCATGGAGCGTCTTCTGTCCCTCAGGAGCAGGTAGCTGTCATCAATAATAATGGCGGGAAACTAAAAGATGCTATCGGTATTCCTGAAGAACAATTACGTTGTGCTGCTAAATCAGCCGTTTGTAAAATTAATATAGATTCTGATGGCCGTTTAGCAATGACTGCTGCTATTCGTAGTACACTTAATATGCATCCTGAATGGTTTGACCCTCGTCAATATTTAGGTCCAGCTCGCGAATTATTGAAGGCATTATATAAACATAAAGTGGTGCATGTTTTGGGCTCGGCAGGGAAGGCTTAA
- the topA gene encoding type I DNA topoisomerase: MQKNLVIVESPAKAKTIEKFLGSDYKVLPSYGHIRDLKNKGLSIDINNDFKPEYVISPDKVEVVKQLRKATKAVETVWLASDEDREGEAIAWHLYIVLGLQESNSRRIVFHEITKNAILNAIEHPRHIDLRLVNAQQARRVLDRIVGFELSPILWKKIMPSLSAGRVQSVAVRLIVEREREINNFITESFFRIRALFYLPNNKIIVQSELNKHFKTEEGAKAFLETLKDAIFTIDDINIRSSKKSPTPPFITSTLQQEAANKAGFSISQTMSIAQKLYDSGLITYMRTDSLNLSSLALNDVQKEIIDKFGDRYVKIRQYQTKIKGAQEAHEAIRPTYISNRMVAGTVQEQRLYQLIWERTIASQMADAELEKTMVTIGISNNAIDKFHLQGEVVKFDGFFRAHTESIDSKNAEAVLPPMQLNEILNLTEATASEHLTRQPLRYTEASLVRKLEKLGIGRPSTYAPIISTIQQRGYVIKGAKEGKQKLFTTLTLKNKIVSKQTKTEIVGADKNKLIPSDSGIIVNDFLIEHFPIVLEYNFTADLEKEFDKIAEGQIGWIELLHKFYNLFHPIVEKVSFTQIGCKVGERILGTDKNGKLISVKIGRFGSFVQIGSAEDEEKPQFASLVQGQSIESITLEEALALFDLPRTVGIVANKPVIVTIGRFGPYMKFDNAFISIPKEYDPYHITIEEAEKLIKEKKERDANKIIKFFSENNDLKVLNGRFGAYIAYKKNNYKIPRGIVPEIISYDDAMEIIEKNPKRKRGNIFLSRGKKS, translated from the coding sequence ATGCAAAAAAACCTTGTGATCGTAGAATCCCCAGCTAAAGCTAAAACTATTGAGAAGTTTTTAGGTAGTGACTATAAAGTTTTGCCAAGTTATGGACATATCCGTGATTTGAAAAATAAAGGGTTAAGTATAGATATAAACAATGATTTCAAACCTGAATATGTTATTTCTCCTGATAAAGTCGAAGTGGTTAAGCAGTTGAGAAAAGCAACGAAAGCAGTAGAAACTGTGTGGCTTGCTTCGGATGAAGATAGGGAAGGAGAAGCAATAGCATGGCATTTGTATATTGTGTTGGGATTACAGGAAAGTAATTCGAGACGGATTGTTTTTCATGAGATTACTAAAAATGCAATTTTGAATGCTATAGAGCATCCTCGTCATATTGATTTACGTTTGGTAAATGCTCAACAGGCCCGGCGTGTCTTAGATAGAATTGTAGGATTTGAATTATCTCCCATTTTATGGAAAAAGATTATGCCTTCGTTATCGGCTGGGCGTGTTCAATCAGTTGCTGTGAGATTGATTGTTGAAAGGGAGAGGGAGATTAACAATTTTATCACGGAGTCATTTTTTCGTATCCGAGCTTTATTTTATTTACCTAATAACAAAATAATTGTTCAGTCGGAGTTAAATAAACATTTTAAAACAGAAGAAGGTGCTAAAGCGTTTTTGGAGACTCTCAAAGATGCAATTTTCACTATAGATGATATCAATATTCGTTCTAGTAAAAAATCACCAACTCCCCCTTTCATTACTTCTACTTTGCAACAAGAAGCTGCTAACAAAGCAGGATTTAGTATATCACAAACAATGTCTATTGCTCAGAAATTGTATGACTCTGGATTAATCACTTATATGCGAACCGATTCGTTGAATCTTTCCTCTTTGGCATTAAATGATGTCCAGAAAGAGATAATTGATAAATTTGGGGATAGATATGTAAAAATTCGTCAATATCAAACAAAAATCAAAGGAGCACAAGAAGCACACGAAGCTATTCGTCCTACTTATATAAGTAATCGGATGGTTGCAGGGACAGTACAAGAACAACGATTGTATCAATTAATTTGGGAGAGAACTATTGCTTCCCAAATGGCAGATGCTGAGTTGGAGAAGACAATGGTAACCATAGGAATTAGTAATAATGCAATAGATAAATTTCATTTGCAAGGTGAAGTTGTCAAATTTGATGGTTTTTTTAGAGCACATACAGAAAGTATCGATAGTAAAAATGCAGAAGCTGTCCTTCCTCCTATGCAATTGAATGAAATATTAAATTTAACTGAAGCAACGGCTTCTGAACACCTTACTCGACAACCTCTTAGATATACAGAGGCAAGTTTGGTGCGTAAATTGGAAAAATTAGGTATTGGTCGCCCTTCTACTTATGCTCCAATCATTTCAACTATTCAGCAACGAGGTTATGTAATTAAAGGGGCGAAAGAAGGAAAACAGAAGCTATTCACTACACTCACATTAAAAAATAAAATTGTTTCCAAGCAAACAAAAACAGAAATAGTAGGTGCAGATAAAAATAAATTGATTCCCTCTGACTCTGGAATTATAGTTAATGATTTTCTTATTGAACATTTCCCAATTGTTTTAGAATACAATTTTACTGCTGATTTGGAAAAAGAATTTGACAAAATAGCGGAAGGACAAATTGGATGGATAGAATTATTACACAAATTCTATAATTTGTTCCATCCTATAGTAGAAAAAGTATCTTTTACTCAAATAGGATGCAAAGTAGGTGAGCGAATATTAGGTACAGATAAAAATGGAAAGCTTATTTCAGTTAAAATTGGACGTTTTGGTTCTTTTGTACAAATTGGTTCAGCAGAAGATGAAGAAAAACCTCAATTTGCTTCACTCGTTCAAGGGCAATCTATAGAAAGTATTACATTAGAAGAAGCACTGGCCTTATTTGATTTACCTCGTACGGTAGGGATAGTAGCAAACAAACCTGTAATAGTTACAATTGGACGTTTTGGTCCTTATATGAAATTTGATAATGCATTTATTTCTATACCAAAAGAATATGATCCGTATCATATTACCATCGAAGAAGCCGAAAAACTAATCAAGGAGAAAAAAGAGCGGGATGCGAACAAGATAATTAAATTTTTTTCTGAAAATAATGATTTAAAAGTATTAAATGGCCGTTTTGGGGCATATATCGCATACAAGAAAAATAATTATAAAATTCCCAGGGGAATTGTGCCTGAAATAATCTCCTATGATGATGCAATGGAAATAATTGAAAAAAATCCGAAGCGAAAAAGAGGGAACATCTTTCTTAGTAGAGGAAAGAAATCATAA
- a CDS encoding Hsp20/alpha crystallin family protein, whose product MLPIRRTQAWLPEILLNDWFNDSLYSQRTITSPALNILERGNGFRVELAAPGIAKEDIKVDISKENQLVISVEKKNESEEKQERYLRKEFGYTQFVKTLTLPDDIDKESIAASYENGILAIEIPRRVRQVAEETKSISIS is encoded by the coding sequence ATGTTACCAATTAGAAGAACGCAAGCGTGGTTACCTGAAATTTTGTTAAACGATTGGTTTAATGATAGTTTGTATAGTCAGCGGACGATAACTTCTCCAGCATTGAATATTTTGGAAAGAGGGAATGGGTTTCGTGTAGAATTAGCTGCACCTGGAATAGCAAAAGAAGATATCAAAGTTGATATAAGCAAAGAAAATCAATTGGTCATTTCAGTCGAAAAGAAGAATGAATCTGAAGAAAAGCAAGAACGTTATTTACGTAAAGAATTTGGTTATACTCAATTTGTAAAAACTCTTACTTTGCCTGATGATATAGATAAGGAATCCATTGCTGCTTCGTATGAAAATGGTATTTTGGCTATCGAAATTCCTAGAAGAGTAAGACAGGTTGCCGAAGAAACGAAATCAATTTCTATTTCCTAG
- a CDS encoding 7-cyano-7-deazaguanine synthase: MGKRKDCRFLSQYVCSRRNMFFLTFSVIIARLLGIRNVVISVSQSDYGGYPDCRVSLFVM; the protein is encoded by the coding sequence ATGGGGAAAAGGAAAGACTGCCGATTCTTGTCCCAATACGTTTGTTCTAGGAGGAATATGTTTTTCTTAACCTTCTCGGTAATTATTGCTCGTTTGCTAGGAATACGCAATGTTGTAATTAGTGTGTCACAATCCGACTATGGTGGATATCCCGATTGTAGAGTTAGTTTATTCGTTATGTAA
- a CDS encoding 7-cyano-7-deazaguanine synthase yields the protein MLVLHSGGQDSATCLFFALNVFKEVRCFMY from the coding sequence TTGCTTGTTCTCCATTCAGGAGGGCAAGATTCAGCTACCTGTCTTTTTTTTGCATTAAATGTTTTCAAGGAAGTTAGGTGCTTTATGTATTAA
- a CDS encoding murein hydrolase activator EnvC family protein, whose protein sequence is MKVQVQWVTILLFLLLFGCVFSVHSASKVKELEKQRKMLLIEIKNTNKFLNENHKSIGDVQRRVDLLVKQVNTREQLVKILGNEIGVFNKKIQDKEIQIAQLERNLHLKKRNYAIAIQIVYQEKNNQDQLFFILSASNIVQSFHRALYMKEYGKWRRAQGEEIIIQQNKVIAEKQVLKYDVQTKTNLVNIKKNEEEKLRIQERIKGAEIENLKKNTKKLQAEIDKKKRQAEVLEREIARIIKEELAATKKAAARGSVKRKSETADGYAMTKEEQTLSTDFAKNKGKLPFPLKGSYCIVSRFGQHRYGNMENIHYNSNGIDIKTTQENSARAVFDGIVTRIFILPGYQVSVIVRHGNYLTLYSYLEQVFVKQGDKLKIGQCIGKIYTDKENGNLTILHFELWKEQTKLNPELWLYR, encoded by the coding sequence ATGAAAGTTCAAGTTCAATGGGTTACTATTTTATTGTTTTTATTGTTGTTTGGTTGTGTCTTTTCAGTTCACTCTGCAAGTAAGGTCAAAGAATTGGAAAAACAACGCAAAATGCTTTTGATAGAGATAAAGAATACAAATAAGTTTTTGAATGAAAATCATAAATCAATAGGGGATGTTCAACGTAGAGTTGATCTGCTGGTTAAGCAAGTGAATACAAGGGAACAATTAGTAAAAATTTTGGGGAATGAAATAGGTGTTTTTAATAAAAAAATTCAAGACAAAGAAATACAAATTGCTCAATTAGAAAGAAATCTCCATTTGAAAAAAAGAAACTATGCAATTGCTATTCAAATAGTGTATCAAGAAAAAAATAATCAAGATCAATTATTTTTTATTCTGTCTGCAAGTAATATTGTTCAATCTTTCCATCGAGCATTATATATGAAAGAATATGGTAAATGGAGAAGAGCACAAGGAGAAGAAATCATCATACAACAAAATAAGGTAATTGCCGAAAAACAAGTTCTGAAGTATGATGTACAAACAAAAACCAATTTGGTAAATATTAAAAAGAATGAAGAAGAAAAATTACGAATACAAGAAAGAATAAAAGGGGCTGAAATAGAAAACTTAAAGAAGAATACAAAGAAACTTCAAGCTGAAATAGACAAAAAGAAAAGACAAGCTGAAGTATTGGAAAGAGAGATTGCAAGGATTATCAAAGAAGAGCTAGCTGCTACAAAAAAAGCAGCAGCTAGGGGCAGTGTTAAACGAAAAAGTGAAACTGCAGATGGCTATGCAATGACAAAAGAAGAACAAACTTTATCTACTGATTTTGCCAAAAACAAGGGGAAACTCCCTTTCCCTCTTAAAGGGAGTTATTGTATTGTTAGCCGATTTGGACAGCACCGATATGGTAATATGGAAAATATTCATTACAATAGCAATGGAATAGATATTAAAACTACTCAAGAGAATAGTGCTAGAGCCGTTTTTGATGGAATAGTTACACGAATCTTTATTCTTCCTGGATATCAAGTATCTGTCATTGTGAGGCATGGGAATTATTTGACCCTTTATTCTTATCTGGAACAAGTTTTTGTTAAACAAGGAGACAAACTAAAAATTGGACAATGTATTGGGAAAATATATACAGATAAAGAAAATGGTAATTTAACGATCCTACACTTTGAGCTTTGGAAAGAACAGACCAAACTTAATCCAGAGCTATGGCTATACAGATAA
- a CDS encoding DUF4292 domain-containing protein, producing MKVQNEFQRIILILLLVFIGKDFCLSEKDTTLIVLSQVTNKEQLDNIIQFEPQYDTFSANLKFIVQLGEGKEISANAQLRIVKDKAIQLSLRVPLFGGESYRILVTSNEILILDRLHKQCFRESMQDIIKIEGFFDYYKVLESLLSNRLFMPGKKEILVQDYPDFEIKREQFSVEIVHVDKFNEVYKFVIDYTNRIQSTTINKGENQLQCRYADWEIDSDRRDRRFFPMSIQLIFNGNYKLNLFFKSVEFDKNFTIDCNIPNNYRQAELQQILRLIGNLL from the coding sequence ATGAAGGTACAAAATGAATTTCAACGCATTATCCTAATCCTATTATTAGTCTTTATTGGAAAAGATTTTTGTTTAAGCGAAAAAGATACTACCTTAATTGTTTTGTCACAAGTAACTAATAAAGAGCAGTTAGATAATATTATACAATTCGAACCTCAATATGATACATTCTCTGCCAATTTAAAATTTATTGTTCAATTAGGTGAGGGAAAAGAAATATCAGCGAATGCACAACTAAGAATTGTAAAAGATAAGGCAATACAACTATCTTTACGCGTTCCTTTATTTGGAGGCGAGTCTTATAGAATATTAGTTACTTCGAATGAAATACTAATTCTTGACCGCTTGCATAAGCAGTGTTTTCGAGAGAGTATGCAAGATATTATAAAAATTGAGGGTTTCTTTGATTACTACAAAGTGTTAGAATCTTTATTAAGCAATAGATTATTTATGCCTGGTAAAAAAGAAATTTTAGTGCAGGATTATCCTGATTTCGAGATAAAAAGAGAACAATTTTCAGTGGAAATAGTTCATGTAGACAAATTTAACGAGGTATACAAATTTGTTATAGATTATACAAATCGTATTCAATCCACTACTATAAATAAGGGGGAAAATCAATTACAATGTAGATATGCTGATTGGGAAATTGATTCTGATAGAAGAGATAGAAGATTTTTTCCGATGTCTATTCAATTGATATTCAATGGAAATTATAAGTTGAATTTGTTTTTCAAATCAGTCGAGTTTGATAAAAATTTTACTATTGATTGCAATATACCCAACAATTACAGGCAAGCTGAATTACAGCAAATCCTTCGGCTAATTGGGAATTTGTTATGA